From the Haladaptatus sp. DJG-WS-42 genome, the window CACCTACTGGCAGTTCAAGTACTACGGTCACGAAGACGTGCGCCTCCTGAACGGTGGCCGCGACTACTGGGTCGAAAACGACTACCCAACCACGACCGATGCTCCCGAGTTCACCGCCCGCGACTACACCGCACGCGGCCCGTTCGAGGGCATCCGCGCCTACCGCACGGACGTACAGAAGGCCATCGACCGCGGCGTTCCGCTCGTCGACGTTCGCAGCCCAGAAGAGTTCTCCGGCGAGATTCTCGCCCCACCAGGCCTCCAGGAGACCGCCCAGCGCGGCGGCCACATCCCCGGTGCGTCGAACATCTCGTGGGCCGCCACGGTCACCGACGACGGCACGTTCAAGTCCGCAGACGAACTCCGCGAACTCTACGAAAGTCAGGGCATCAAAAACGACCAGGAGGTCGTCACCTACTGCCGTATCGGTGAGCGCTCCTCGATTGCGTGGTTCGCCCTCTCCGAACTCCTCGGCTACGACAGCGTCGTGAACTACGACGGTTCGTGGACCGAATGGGGCAACCTCGTGGACGCCCCAATCGAGCGCGGCAACTGAGCACATCCCCTTTTTCGCTGACCCTACCGCGACCGATGGATAAATCCGAGGAGCACCCCAATACGTGGCTATGACTCCGGAGGATTTCCTCGACACCGTCCGTGAGGAGAACAAGACCCCACTCTCGCGGCTTGGCTCCTCGAAGGCGCTCTATGCCGACACCCACGGCGAACTCGACAAGACACCCGTCTTGAACGCTGCTGCGACCGCAGAACTCGCCGCCGCAGAAACCTTCGAGACGTGGGCCGACTCAGAGGAGAACGACACCGCTCGCGCCGTCTTCGAGGCTGCCGCCGCAGACGAACGCGACCACTACGAGCAGGTCGCCGCAAAGCTTGGCGACGAAGACGGTGGCGACCGCGTGCCAGCGATTCAGGCGTACCTCCGCGATCTCGATGCCTCGATTCCCCGCCTCGGGGGCTTCTGTGGCCGCGTTCTCGCCGCTCGGGCGTCGAAAAAGCAGTTGGTTGGCTTCTTCGTCGGCAAGGCAGACCCGAAAACGTCGCAGTTGTTCCGCGACCTTGCGAGCGACTTAGACGAGCAAGAACAACAGGCGGTGGCCGCCCTCGGTGATCTCTGTGAGTCAGACGAAGACTGGGCGGTCGCCCTTGACGCCGCGAGCGAGGCGCTACAGGCTGCCTACCGCGAGTACACCGAAGCGCTCGAAAGCATGGGTGTGAACCCGAAACCGGTCTGTTGAACGTTCAGCCCCGACAGAATACAGCTTCATTTTCGTTGGCGTCGTTTGGGCTAGTATGCCACACAACAACCATCACCGATGTTCGCGCTGTGGCCGCGACTTCTCGAACCGCCTGCTGCTCGACGACCACGTCAAACGCCGCCATCCACGCGAGGACGCGCTGTGGTGGGTGGCCGCAGAACGCCCGAACGACCTGCCGTTCGAGTACTGATGCCTGCCGCTTCGTGAACGTTTTTTACGACACTCTGTGACCCACCTACGTGTGAGTCTCTGGTCTGACCCGTCACGACGCCGCTGGCTGGTGTGGGGTGCTCTTGCGGTCGCATTCCTCCTTGTGAGTCTCTACCGTCTCTCGACTGCCGTACTCGCAGATGAGCTGATGCGCGCGTTCGACACGACGGGCGCGAGTCTCGGCACCTTACACGCCGCATTTTTCTACATCTACGCTGCCCTTCAGTTACCTTCAGGAGTGCTCGTAGACCGCGTCGGCATCAGAAAAACCGCCACGCTTGCCGTCCTCATAATGAGCGTTGGCGCGCTTGCCTTCTCGGTTGCAGACACCTACCTGCTGGCGTTTGCGAGTCGCGCACTGCTCGGCTTTGGTGCGTCGGTCATCTACATCTCCATCCTCCGATTCGTTGCAAACTGGTTCCGACCGACCGAGTTCGCCACGATGAACGGCCTCACGGTAGGCGTCTCCGGCCTCGGCGGAATTCTCGCAACCACGCCGCTCGCGGTTGCCGTCGCCACCGTTGGTTGGCGTGAGACTATTATCTTCCTCGGTCTCCTTGGTTTCGCCCTCGCGGTTGCCATCTACGTGTTCGCCCGCGACACGCCAAAACAGGCAGCCCTCGACCCAATTGACGGTGTTCCGTCCTCGCCCTCGCTCTCGCTCGCTGACGTCACGACGAACCTGAAAGGTGTGCTCGGTGAACGTGAGACGTGGCTCGCGGGCACGCTCTTGTTCTGCATCGTCGGCATCAACATCACGCTGCTTGGCTTGTGGGGCGTCCCGTTCGTCGTCCAGCAGTACGACGTTTCCGTGACCGAAGCCTCGACATACACGCTCCTCGGGAGCGTTGGCCTCGTCCTCGGCCCGCCCGTGTTCGGCTGGATTTCAGACCGCCTCGAAAACCGCACGGCGATTCTCGTCATCGCGACGCTGGTCTACACGGCCGTCGTCGGTGGCGTCGTGCTGACGGGTACGCCGCCGCTCTTCTACGTCGCCTTCATGTTCTTCCTCATCGGCTTCCTGATGGGTGGCACCGCGCTCGCCTACACGGTTATCAAAGAGCGCCACGATAGTGCCGCGAGCGGTGTCTCGACCGGTACGGTGAACACCATTGCCTATACGGGCGCGGCGTTGTTTCCGACCGTGTTGGGGGTTGCGCTCGACGTCTACTGGACGGGCGAGACAGTCGCCGGGTCGCGCATCTACACCGACGTGGGCTACCGCGTCGCCTTCGCCATCGCCACGATGGCGGGCGTGGTTGCATTGGTGTGTGCCCTCTCGCTGCACGTCAGAACCCACGGTTGGTCGTCGCTCACGCCCTCCTAGGCGGCGTGCTCTGAGCGGGCACACAGGTCAAGTGGCTCGGGGTCTAACAGCCGTCAATGAGTGATTCCGGCCCGCTTTCTCCCGACAAACCGGGAAAAGGGCGACCGTTTCGGGTGGACGCGCCGTTCGACCCCGCGGGTGACCAACCCGAGGCAATCGAGCAACTCGCCGCGGGCTTTCGAGAGGGAATGGACCGCCAGACCCTGCTCGGGGTGACTGGCTCCGGGAAAACCAACACCGTGAGTTGGGTCGTAGAAGAAATCCAAAAACCCACGCTCGTCATCGCCCACAACAAGACGCTCGCCGCCCAGTTGTACGAGGAGTTCAAGAACCTGTTTCCGGACAACGCGGTGGAGTACTTCGTCTCCTATTACGACTACTACCAGCCCGAAGCGTACATCGAGCAGACCGACACCTACATCGACAAAGACGCCTCCATTAACGAGGAAATCGACCGGTTGCGCCACTCCGCGACGCGCTCGCTGCTCACGCGCGACGACGTGATTGTGGTCGCGTCGGTCTCTGCGATTTACGGCCTTGGTGACCCGCGCAACTACGAGTCGATGGCGCTTCGTTTAGAGGAGGGCCAGCAGTTAGACCGCGACGAGGTTCTGAAGCGACTGGTTGACCTGAACTACGACCGCAACGACGTCGACTTCACGAACGGGACGTTCCGGGTGCGCGGCGACACCCTCGAAGTGTTCCCGATGTACGGTCGCTACGCCGTCCGTATCGAGTTCTGGGGCGACGAAATCGACCGCATGCTCAAGGTGGACACCGTAGAGGGTGAGGTCAAGAGCACGGAGCCAGCCGTCCTCATCCACCCTGCAGAGCACTACTCGATTCCAGAAGAACGCTTAGAACAGGCGATTGGTGAAATCGAGGACCTCCTCGCAGACCGCATCAGCTACTTCCAGCGCAAAGGCGACCTCATCGCCGCCCAGCGCATCGAAGAGCGCACCACCTTTGACCTTGAGATGATGCGCGAAACGGGCTACTGCTCCGGTATCGAGAACTACTCGGTGCACCTCGACAACCGCTCTATCGGCGACCCGCCGTACACCTTACTCGACTACTTCCCCGACGACTTCCTCACCGTCATCGACGAATCGCACGTTACGCTCCCACAAATCAAGGGGCAGTTCGCGGGCGACAAATCGCGCAAAGACTCGCTCGTCGGGAACGGGTTTCGCCTGCCGACGGCCTACGACAACCGTCCCCTGACGTTCGAGGAGTTCCAGGAAAAGACGGCGAAAACGCTGTTCGTGAGCGCGACGCCTGCGGATTACGAGCGCGAGCACTCTGAACAGATTGTCGAACAAATCGTCCGGCCGACCCACCTCGTTGACCCGAAGGTGGAGATTTCACCTGCGGAGGGGCAGGTCGAAGACCTGCTCAACCGCATCGCAGCACGCACTGAACGCGACGAGCGCGTACTCGTGACAACCCTCACGAAGCGGATGGCCGAAGACCTGACCGAGTACTTCGAGGAGGCGGGCGTGGCCGTCGAGTACATGCACGACGAGACGGACACCTTAGAGCGCCACGAGTTGATTCGCGGGCTTCGCCTCGGCGAGTTCGACGTACTGGTAGGAATCAACCTCTTGCGCGAGGGCCTCGACATTCCCGAGGTGTCGTTGGTGGCCGTCCTCGACGCAGACCAACAGGGCTTCCTGCGGTCTTCGACCACGCTCATCCAAACGATGGGGCGGGCCGCCCGCAACGTCCACGGCGAGGTCATTCTCTATGCGGACAACACAACCGACGCGATGCGCACGGCCATCGACGAGACCCAGCGCCGCCGCGAGATTCAGACGCGCTTCAACGAGGAGAACGGGTTCGAGCCAAAAACCATCGAGAAGGACGTCGGGAAGACGAGTCTACCCGGAAGCAAGAAAAAACAGCGCAACGTCGCTCGCGTCACACCCGAGACCGACGACGAGGCGCTCGACCTCATCTTCGAACTCGAAGACCGGATGCAGGAGGCGGCGGACAATCTGGAGTTCGAGTTGGCTGCAGACATCCGCGACCGGATTCACAAACTCAGAAAGGAGTTCGACTTAGGTGCCGACGACGGCGTGCCCGCACCCGGCGAAGTTTAGTTCAGCGCCTGCACTTCGTCGCTCAGGTCGCTCGGCTCATCGACCGGCCCGTTTACGAACAGCGCATGGCCCATTATTCCGATGGCGACCAGCCCCGAGAGCGTCACGCTCGTGGTGAGTGCGACCGACGTGAACACACCAATCGAGATACCGACCACCATCGCCAGTGCGATACCTGTGAGCACGAGGTCGTAGTACTGCCACGTGTAGTCCATGCGAGCCGGTAGCGACGCGACAAAGGAAAATGCTGGGGCTGTCAGTACAGCAGGACTTGCACTCACACCACCCTAGAACAAATTTACTTGTATTAGTGAAACCAATATTGGAAAGGTTTAACCGTCCTGCGAGGGCACCACAGCATACACTACAGCCGCGGCCGCTCACGGTTTCGAGCGGCGGGTAGCCCGTGCTCTAGAGTGGCGACGCTCGACTGACACCGCGGCTGGTTTTGACACATGAGTCACCAACACTCCCACACCGACGCCGATTCGATTCGCTCGATACTCGACCACCCACGTCTCGGAGACCGACTCCCGACCGACGTGCGCGACGACCTTGCCGACGAAGCCGACCGCAAACTCTCGCCGGACGCCGACCGCAAGGACGTTTTCGAGTTTCTCATCCAGTCGCTTCTCGCCCGCAGCGAGCGCGAATCGGGGTTTGAATCGCTTGCAGCCACCCTGTTTCGAGACCGATACTACGAGCAGTTACTCGGCGAAACGGTCGGAAGCGACACCTTCAGCGAAGCCTACCGTACCCACTTCAGAGACAGCATCCGAGCGGGCGTCGCACGCGGTGTCTTCGATGAACGCCTCGGTGAGTACAACTTGCGGGAACTCGCAGACTGCCTCGTTCCGGCTCGCGACGCAGCCCTCGGCTACCGGGCGCTCGAAACGCTCACGAGCGACTCCTTCCTGCGGTCGAGAGCCGGACAACCCCGCGAACTTCCCCAGACCTGCTGGATGCGCGTGGCGATGACGCTCGCGCTCACCGAAGACGAACAGCGCAGAATCGACCACGCCATCGATTACTACGACGTGCTCTCGATGCTCGACTGGTAATCAAATCGCCCGCGAATAGACGATTTCGCCCACTGTCTCGTCACCCATTTTCACGCTGCCAGACCCCGATTCCGTAAAGCCCATTCGGGTGAACAGCGTTCGTGCCATCTCGTCGCTTTCGACCACGATGGCCTTCATCTCTGGTACGTTCGAGTCGCGCATGTCGTCGCGGAGGCGTTCGTAGAGCCGGTAGCCAATCCCTTCGTCCCAGCGGTCGGGGTGGGTGTAGAGCCGGACGATGTCGCCTTCGCCGTCGTGACCGACGCCATGGCAAAAGCCGACGACGCCCCCATTGTCAGCGACGAGAAAGTCTGTTTCTGGTTGGTCGAGAATACGCTGGAGCGACGCTTCGGAATACCACTCATCGACGGTTCGGGAAATGGTTTCTCCGGCGAGAGCGTCCGCGTAGGCAGCCGTCCACGCGGCGTGAGCCACGGCCTTGATGTCCGCGAAATCGTCGGTGGTTGCGGGTCGCATCTCCATACAGTCCTGTCGCTCCGTGTGGGCTTGAGTTAGGTTTGAAACGCCAGTTCAGTGGGGCTACCGACAGTTTGGTTGTGGTTCGACCAGACTCAGGCTACTCTGCTTCCACGTTTTCTACCTGCACCGCTTCGTCCACTTCCTCGACCTGTTTGAGAATCTCGTCGATGTCGTCCAAGCCGAGCAGCTCGCGGGTTTCGGCGTCGAACGCCTGGCTCAGCAACTCTTCATCACCTTCGCTCACATCGCTCCCGGTGAGGTGTTTGCCGTAGCGCCCGACGAGCGAGGTGAGTTCTTGGGGCATGATGTAGGTGGTCGAGGGACTCGTCCCGATGGCTTCGAGCGACTCTAAGCCCTTGTCGAGGACGGCGCGTTCGCCCATCGACTCTGCGGCGCGCGCCCGGAGCGTCGTCGCAATCGAGTCGCCTTGGGCTTCGAGCATCTGGGCCTGTTTTTCACCCTGTGCGCGGATAATCGAGGAGCTTTTCTCCCCCTGTGCGCGTTCGATGGAACTCCGGCGTTCCCCCTGCGCTTCGAGAATCATCGCCCGACGACGGCGCTCTGCGGAGGTCTGTTCTTCCATCGCGTCGACCACGTCTTGGCTCGGCTGGATGGCTTGCACCTCGACGGCTTCGACGCGGATGCCCCACGCGTCGGTCGGCCCCTCCAACTCGCGGCGAATGCGGTCGTTGATTTCGCGCCGCCGGGAGAGCGTGTCGTCGAGTTCCATGTCTCCGAGGACGGCACGGAGCGTCGTTTGAGCCAGATTCGACGTGGCGCGCATGTAGTCGTCCACTTCGAGGAACGCCCGTTTCGCGTCGGTCACGCGGAGGTAGATGACGGCGTTCGCGACGACCGGGGAGTTGTCACGCGTGATGGCCTCCTGTGAGGGAACGTCCATCGTCTGGGTGCGCATGTCGAAGGCGTAGGTCTGTGAGACAAAGGGCGGGACGAAGCGGATGCCGGGGCCGAGCAGTTCGCGGAACTCACCGAAGATGGTGAGCGCGCGTTTCTCGTAGGCTTGGACGATGACGACCGACTTTGCGACGACGACCGCCGCCGCGCCGAGGGCGAGGATGCCGAGAATTGCGGTCGTATCGAGGACGCTGAGAAAGCCGAGGATGAAAAACGCGGCAATAACGAGCGCTACGATTCGCCCCACCCCGCTCAGGTCGGGGCCGCTCGACCGCTTCCCGAGTTCGTAGAAGAAGCTGTCCATACCGTTGCTTCTCGTGTCACTGAGTTAATTGTTGGCCCGACTACTGCAGGCGGCGTTTGATGGTTTCTGCCCGCGATTTCCCGACGCCTGACACCGTCTGCAACTCGCCCACCGAGGCGGCTTTGATGCCATCGACGCTCCCGAAGCGCCGGAGCAGGCGCTTTCGCAACGCGGGGCCGACGCCCGGAATGTCATCGAGCACGGTTTTCACCTCGTCGCGGAGGGTTTGGTGGTACTGCACCGCAAAGCGATGGGACTCATCTCGCACGCGCTGGAGGAGGTGGAGGTGGGGCGCGTTCGACGGCCAGTCGAAGGTTCCATCGGGCGTTATCACCAGTTCATCCGCCTTTGCGAGCGCGATTGCCGGAACGTCCCACCCGACTGCTGAAAGTGCGTCGCGAGCGGCGTTCAACTGCCCATCGCCGCCGTCGATGAGCAGGAGGTCGGGGTCTGGTCGGTCGTCTCTGCCCGAGACGGCGCGCTCGGCCCGCCACCTGACGAGGTCGCGCATGTTCGCGTAATCGTCGTTCGTGTCGGTGAGTTTTTTCCGCCGATAATCCGATTTTTCGGGAGAGCCATCAACGAACGTGACGTTGCTCCCGACGACGGCTTTGCCCTGTGCGTGGCTCACGTCGAACCCTTCGATGCGGCGGATGCGCCCGAGTGAGAGGGCGTCACCGAGCGCCCGACCTTCGTCGGTTGCAGGCGACCGCCGCGCATTTTTGAGAGCCAAATCCACGAGCGTCGCCTCTCTGCCCGCGCCCGGTACCCGAACCGAGACGCCTTCTGTATCCAGCCAGCGGTCGATTTCCGCGTCTTCGTGGCGTTCGGGGAGGAGAATCGCATCCGGCAACTCGCGTTCGGCGTAGAACTGCGGGATGAACGCGGCGAGGACGGCCGCCACCCGTTCTTCGCCACCCTCGGGGGCGTTCATGGTGTACTGTTTTCGGTCGACCAACTGGCCACGCTCGCTGTGGAGGCGTGCGACCGTCGCCGTCTCGCCTTCGATGACCACGCCGAGCACGTCCACGACCATCTCGCTGCCCGACTTGGCGACGACCTCGCCGCCCCCGCCGTGGAAGCGCTGGGCGGCTTCGAGGCGGTCTCTGAGATTTGCAGCCCGTTCGAACTCTTGGTTCACCGAGGCGCGCTCCATCTCGGCTTCGAGCGGTTCGGTCAGAATCCCACTCTCGCCTTCGAAAAACCGGATGACTGCGTCCACGTCCCCAATGTACGCTTCAGCGCCGATTTCGCCGGTGCACGGCGCGGTGCATAGCCCGATATTGAAGTCGATACACGGGCGGGTGCGTCCCGCGAACTTGTGGTCTGAACACCCGCGGATGCCGTAGGTTTCGCGGATGGCCTTGACCACGGCATCGACGCGCCGTCGGTCGGTGTACGGCCCGAAAACGGTTGCGCCTGCCTCGGGGTCGCGGGTAACTTCGATGCGCGGAAATTCGTGACCGGTGAGCTGTACCAGTGGATAGGATTTGTCGTCTTTCAGCCGGACGTTGTACTTCGGCTGATGGCGCTTGATGAGGTTCGCTTCGAGCAGTAACGCCTGCGTCTCGGTATCGGTGACGGCGTAGTCGATGCGCTCTGCGCGCTCGACCATCTGTCCGATGCGGTAGCTTCGGGGGTCTGCGTACGACCGCACGCGACTGCGCAGGTTGACCGCTTTTCCGACGTAGAGTGTGGTGTCGCCCTCCAGAAATTGGTACACGCCCGGCTCGTGTGGCAGTGTTGCAGCCTGCTCGCGGAGGGCGGCCACGTCCATATCTGAATCGAACACCTCGAAGCGTTTCAACCGTTCGCTACCGTGGGATACAAGCACAGGGCGGCCCGACCACCGGGCATGACCGATTCGCTGCGCCTGTGGCTCGTCCACCGAACCTACGACGACAAGGGACTCATCTCGCTCGTGTACGCCACCGAAGACGGCACCCAGTATCTCCCGAAAGAGCGCGCGGCGACGACGCTTAGCCGGATTCCGGTGACCGCGGCCATCGACGTAGACGCGAGCGACGTGTATCCCGTCGAAGACGCAGAGACGCGCGAGCGATACGAGAACGAAGCGACGCGAATGAGCGAGCGTCACAACCCCACAGACGAAGTGTGACACAAAATTTTTCACTCGCTCAACACATGAGCCACTATGGCCGCTATTGAATTGGCCGATGTCACCAAACGATTCGGTGACACGGTCGCCCTGAAACAACTCTCGCTGAGTGTCGAGCAAGGCGAAATTTACGGCTTTCTCGGCCCGAACGGCGCGGGGAAGTCGACGACCATCAATCTCTTGCTCGACTTCATCCGCCCAACGGCCGGCACGGTTCGCGTGCTCGGCCACGACGCCCAACAAGAGAGCCTCACCGTCCGGCAGAACACGGGCGTCCTCCCCGAAGGCTTCTCCGTGTACAACCGCCTCACCGGGCGCAAACACGTCGAGTTCGCCATCGAGTCGAAAAACGCCACCGACGACCCAGACACCCTCTTAGAACGCGTCGGCCTCGCGGGCGACGGCGACCGCAAAGCAGGCGGCTACTCGAAAGGGATGCGCCAGCGTCTTGCCCTCGCTATGGCCATCGCGGGCAGCCCAGACCTCCTCATTCTGGACGAACCCTCCACTGGCCTCGACCCGAACGGGGCCCGCGAGATGCGCCGCATCATCACCGAAGAACGCGACCGCGGTGCGACCGTGTTCTTCTCCAGTCACATCCTCGAACAGGTCGAAGCAATCTGCGACCGCGTTGGGATTCTCAGACAGGGGGAACTCGTCGCCGAAGACACCCTCGACGCCCTGCGCGACGAGACCGACGCCGGCACGACGCTCGTCATCACGGTCGGCGCGCTCCCCGACGACGCACTCGCCGCCGTGCGCGACCTCTCGGGCGTTCTCGACGTGACCCACGACGAGGACACGCTCACCGTCTCGTGTGAAGACGGGAGCAAAACGCGCGTCCTCACGACGCTCGAAAACAACGGCGCAACCGTCTCTGACTTCTCCACCAAAGAAGCCTCGCTCGAAGATCTGTTCGCTTCCTACACGGAGGTGTCCGCATGAGCGTCGTCACCGTCGCCAAGAAGGACTTCCAAGACGCCATCCGCTCGAAGGTGTTGCTCGCCCTCGCCACGCTGTTCGTCCTCTTTGCGGGCGGTGCAGCCTACATCTTTGCTGAGTTCTTTAGTGGAGCAAACGATACCCTCTCGACGATTGGCCTCATCGTGTTCTTGCTCGGGCCGGTCGGCACGCTCGTCCCGCTTACCGGCCTCATCGTCGGCTACAAAGCCATCGTTGGCGAGCGAGAGAGCGGGAGCCTCAAGTTCCTGCTCGCGCTGCCTCACACCCGCCGCGACGTGGTGCTCGGCAAAGTGCTTGGTCGCTCTGGCGTGCTCGCCACGGCGATTCTCGCTGGCTTCGCGCTCGCCGCCGTCATCGCCGTTGCGCTCTACAGTTCGTTCTCGCCAGCGGCGTTCCTCGGGTTTACCGCCCTCACGCTCCTGTTCGGCGCCGTGTTCGTGAGCGTGGGCGTTGGCATCTCCGCTTCGACGGGTTCGTCTTCGAAGGCAACCGCCGCCGTCATCGGCTTTTTCCTCCTGTTCGAGTTCCTCTGGGGACTCATCCCAACTCTCCTCAACTACGCCCTTACCGGCAGTTTCGGCTTCCAAGGGCCGCCGCCGAGTTGGTATCAGTTCCTCACGAACATTAGCCCGAGCGCGGCGTTCGGCAACGCAATCACGCTCGTGCTCCCGGCCAATGCCGGACTCACGATGCCCGGTCAGGTCCAATCAATCTTCGTCGAAGGCTGGTTCGGCCTGCTCGTCCTCCTCGCGTGGGCGCTCATCCCGCTCGCCCTCGGCTACGCCCGCTTCGAACGCGCAGACCTCTAAGCCACACACCTTTTGTTTCGGCCGGAGAACACGTTTCAATGCATCTCTCAGAAGGCGATACACACACCTACGAACGCTCCTTCACCCACGAGGACGTCCGCCAGTTTGGCGAGCTCTCCGGTGACGACCAACCCCGCCACACCGAACCCGACGAGGAGGGCAGGCTCATGGCACAGGGACTGCTCACGGGAACCTTGCCAACCAAACTCGGCAGCGACATCCACTTTTTCGCCCACACGATGACGTTTCGCTTCCGCAGACCGGTCTATACGGACGAGACGATTACCTGTGAGATGACGATTGATACGATTAGTGAAGCCGACGACCGCTACAACGTAGACGCCACCTTCGTCTGCACCAACGACGAGGACGTGACCGTGCTCTCCGGTGAGGTGTCGGGGCTTATCTGGAAGGACTGACGCCTTTTTCTGCGAGCAACTTCCAGAACGCTTCCTCGTCGAGAATTGGGACGCCGTTTGACTCCGCATCGTTCGTCTTGCTCGCCCCCGGATTCTCTCCAGCGACGAGATAGTCGGTGTTCCCCGAGACGCTCCCCGTCGCGTTCGCGCCGTGTTTTTCGACCACGGCTTGGGCCTCGCTGCGCGTCATCTCCGCGAGGCTTCCGGTGAAGACAAAGGTGAGGCCCGCGAGTTCGTCGCCACCCGTTTGTTTGACAGACTCGGGTTCGACGCCGCGTTCGCGCAACTGGGCAATCACCCGACGATTCTCCTCGCTCTCGAAAAACGTCGAAATATCTGCGGCGACGGTTTCGCCCACGTCGTCTACTTCCTGTAGCTCCGCCGCAGTCGCGTCCATAATCCCATTGAGCGTACCGAACTCGCGGGCGAGCGACCGCGCCGTGGTTGGCCCAACCGAGGGAATCCCGAG encodes:
- a CDS encoding ABC transporter ATP-binding protein; the protein is MAAIELADVTKRFGDTVALKQLSLSVEQGEIYGFLGPNGAGKSTTINLLLDFIRPTAGTVRVLGHDAQQESLTVRQNTGVLPEGFSVYNRLTGRKHVEFAIESKNATDDPDTLLERVGLAGDGDRKAGGYSKGMRQRLALAMAIAGSPDLLILDEPSTGLDPNGAREMRRIITEERDRGATVFFSSHILEQVEAICDRVGILRQGELVAEDTLDALRDETDAGTTLVITVGALPDDALAAVRDLSGVLDVTHDEDTLTVSCEDGSKTRVLTTLENNGATVSDFSTKEASLEDLFASYTEVSA
- a CDS encoding ABC transporter permease; this encodes MSVVTVAKKDFQDAIRSKVLLALATLFVLFAGGAAYIFAEFFSGANDTLSTIGLIVFLLGPVGTLVPLTGLIVGYKAIVGERESGSLKFLLALPHTRRDVVLGKVLGRSGVLATAILAGFALAAVIAVALYSSFSPAAFLGFTALTLLFGAVFVSVGVGISASTGSSSKATAAVIGFFLLFEFLWGLIPTLLNYALTGSFGFQGPPPSWYQFLTNISPSAAFGNAITLVLPANAGLTMPGQVQSIFVEGWFGLLVLLAWALIPLALGYARFERADL
- a CDS encoding dehydratase; amino-acid sequence: MHLSEGDTHTYERSFTHEDVRQFGELSGDDQPRHTEPDEEGRLMAQGLLTGTLPTKLGSDIHFFAHTMTFRFRRPVYTDETITCEMTIDTISEADDRYNVDATFVCTNDEDVTVLSGEVSGLIWKD